Genomic segment of Streptomyces sp. NBC_01210:
TCGTTGCCTTCGCCGGCCGCGCGGTAGATGACCTCGACCTCGACGCCGGGGATCTGGGGCAGCCCCGGCGGCAGCAGGCTGCGCTGCAGTGCCTGGCTGATGGCTGTGCGCTCGGAGTACAGCCGGGCGTTGTCGAGGGCGAGTGCCGCTCGCCGGGAGAGGTCCTCGGCGAGTTCCAGGATCTCCTGGCGGAAATGGTCGTCGGAGGGCTTGCCGAGGACCAGCATGCCGATGACACGGTTGCGGGCGACGAGCGGCAGGACGACCGTCTCGCCGCCGACCGCTGCGGCCGTGGCGCGTGTGGTGCCGATGCCGGAGGAGACCGGTGAAGTGGAGCCCAGGCCGAGTTCGCGCTTGGAGGTGCGCAGGGCCGCCTGTTGGGCGGCCTCGGCCGGAGCGGTCCAGACGCGGGCCCCTGGGGTGGGAACCGGGTCGGGCGGGTCGACTTTGGAGAGGAGGGCCTTGAGGCCGTCGATGCGGTCCTCGTCCTCGTGGAGTACGTAGCTGAGATACGGCTCCGAAGCCTGGTCGGCGATCGTGTAGACGGCGCACCAGGTGGCGAGGGTGGGGACCGTCATCTGGGCCATCAGCGCCAGGGTTTGGTCGCGGTCGAGTGTTCCGGCGAGCAGGTCGGAAGCCTCGACGAGGAAGGAGAGCGAGCCGCGGCGCAGGCGCTCCAGCTCGCCCAGGCGGGCCGATTCGACGGCCAGGGCGATGCGGTCGGCCGCGAACTGGAGGCGCAGGGCCTCCTCGTTGGAGTAGCGGCCCGCGGATTCGGCGGCGACGCCGAGGGAGCCGGTGAGGCGGCCCTCGACCTTCAGCGGGACGGTGACGACCGAGCGCATCCCGGTGGAGTTGAGCAGCGGGACGGCGCCGGGGACGGCGGTGAGGTCCTCGTGGACGGCGGGCATTCTGGCTGAGCCGTAGCGGCCGGTGCCGGCTTCGACCGGGACACGGGCGAAGCGCTGGCGAGCCGAGGGGAGGCCGGTGGTGGCACGTACTTCCAGCTCGGTCTCGTCATCGGTGGCCAGCAGCAGAAAGGCGGCGTCGCCGTCGAGCATGTCGCGGGCGCGCTCGACGGTGCGCTGGAGCAGGCCGTCGAGATCATCGGGGGCGGGAGAGCCGATGAAGACCTCGAAGGGATCGGTGGCGTGACTCTCGCCGCCCGTTTCGGTGACGGGGGCGCGCTGCGGGGTCTGGATGACGGCGCGTTCGTCGTCGCGTACGAGAAGGCAGACCGTGGAGGGCTCGCCGTTGGTGTCCCGTACCCGAAGGTGGGAGGCGTAGACGGGGACGACGCGGCCGTCGGTGCCGCGGATGCCGTAACTGCCTTCCCAGCGGGAGAGTTGGAGCGCCTCGACGATGCCGGTGCCGATGCCGGGGGTGTGCGGCCAGGCGGCGAAGTCGGTCAGCGGCTTGCCGATGACCTGCTCGGCGGCGTATCCGAAGAGGTGCTGGGCGTCCTCGTTCCAGACGGAGATCGAACCGCTGCGGTCGATCTGGGTGACGGCGACGCGTACGCGTTCGTCGGCCACCGGGAGCAGGGCGGTGGGCATGACCGGCCCGGCGGAGCGGGTGCCCACCGGGCGCTGGGGGAGGTCGAGTTGGAACCACACCTGTTTGTAGGTGGGGGTGTACTCGACGCCCCAGCGGGAGGCGAGGGCGGCGCACAGAAGGAGTCCCCGGCCGTTCTCGCGGTCGGGGCTGCCGAGTGACAGACCGGTGCCCTGGATCGGGATTTCGCGTTCGGGATAGCGGTCGGCGACTTCGACCCGTACGCCGTCCTCCGTACGCAGACAGAGAACGTCGGCCGAGGTGCCGGCGTGCACGACGGCATTGGTGACGAGCTCGCTGGTGAGGACGACCGCATCATCGACGACGTCGGCATATCCCCACCCCTGGAGGGTGTCGCGCACAAAGGCGCGGGCGGTCGCGACGGACCGTCCTACAGGGTCGAAGCTGGCAGCCGCCCGCGCGGTGATCACAGAACTCCTCGTACGCGTCTCGACGCCCGGCTCTGCCATGATCGGCCTGCCCCTCCCGGTGCCCGGTGGTAGTACTTGCGCCACCCCGCCCCCGCCGGGCGGACCGGAGCGGGTGGACAGCCGGATGCCAGGTTACTTACCTTCGCTGTCCGAGCGGATGCCGGTTACCGCTGTTTCCGCCCACCGAGGGCGGGGACGCTATGCGAAGCTGCCGAACTGTTATGGCCTGGTTCGGCCATGGTGAAACACTGGGCAGGCTTCCTGAGACAGCCCGGGCAGTACGGTCAACCCCTGCGGGAGGGACACGGTGGAGTCTGGCGTGGCGGCGCGTGGCAAAAACACGCGCGCGAAAGGCGGACGGGCCCGGAACAATGGGACAACCGAAGTGGACGCGGCAGCCCTGAACCGGCTGCTGGCGGCTTTGGTGTCGATGCGGGACGGGAACTTCCGCAGGCGCCTCACCGTGTCCGGCGACGGCGTTATGTCCGAAATCGCGGCCGTATTCAACGAGGTCGCCGACCGCAACCTCCACCTCACGGGTGAGCTCGCGCGTGTACGCAGGATGGTCGGGCGCGAGGGGAAGCTGACCGAGCGGCTGGAGACGGGGGCCTGTGAGGGCTCCTGGGCGGCCGCGATCGACGCCTCCAACGCCCTGGTGGACGATCTGGCGCGGCCGGTGTCCGAGGTGGGGCGGGTGCTCTCGGCGGTCGCTGAGGGCGACCTGGAGCAGCGTATGGAGCTGCGCTCGCACGCCGTGGACAGGGCGGACGGGTCCGACGGGTCCCTACGGCCGCTGCGCGGTGAGTTCCTGAAGGTCGCGCGGACCGTCAACAACCTGGTCGACCAGCTGTCGGCGTTCACCGACGAGGTGACACGGGTGGCGCTGGAGGTCGGTACCGAGGGCAAACTCGGCGGCCAGGCCCAGGTGCGCGGAATGTCCGGTTCGTGGAAGGATCTCACGGATTCGGTCAACACCATGGCGTACCGGTTGACCGCACAGGTGCGTGACATTGCTCTCGTCACCACGGCGGTAGCCAAGGGCGATCTGTCGCGCAAGGTCACCGTCCATGTGGCCGGCGAGATGCTCCAGCTGAAGAACACCGTCAACACGATGGTCGACCAGCTGTCCTCTTTCTCCTCCGAGGTGACCCGGGTCGCCCGGGAGGTCGGCACGGAGGGCGAGCTCGGTGGCCAGGCGGCGGTGCCCGGTGTGGCGGGCGTGTGGAAAGACCTCACCGATTCGGTGAACACGATGGCCGGAAACCTCACCTCCCAGGTGCGGGGTATCGCCGAGGTGACCACGGCGGTCGCCAACGGCGATCTGTCGCAGAAGGTCACGGTCAGCGCGCGCGGTGAGGTGGCTCAACTCGCCGAGACGATCAACCAGATGACCGAGACGCTGCGTACGTTCGCGGACGAGGTCACCCGGGTGGCGAGCGAGGTCGGGGCCGAGGGTCTGCTCGGCGGGCAGGCGCAGGTGCCGGGCGCCGCCGGGACCTGGAAGGACCTGACCGACTCGGTGAACACCGTCTTCCGCAATCTGACCACTCAGGTGCGGGACATCGCGCAGGTGACGACGGCGGTGGCGAACGGTGATCTGTCGCAGAAGGTCACGGTCGATGTCGCGGGCGAGATGCTCGAGCTGAAGAACACCGTCAACACGATGGTGGACCAGCTGCAGTCCTTCGGTTCCCAGGTGACGCGGGTGGCCCGGGAGGTCGGCGTCGAGGGCCGGCTGGGCGGGCAGGCCGAGGTGCCGGGTGCGGCGGGGACGTGGAAGGACCTGACCGACTCGGTGAACACCGCGTTCCGCAACCTCACCGGTCAGGTGCGGGACATCGCGCAGGTGACGACGGCGGTCGCCAATGGTGATCTGTCGCAGAAGGTCACGGTCGATGTCGCGGGCGAGATGCTCGAGCTGAAGAACACCGTCAACACGATGGTGGCGCAGCTGTCCTCGTTCGCCGATCAGGTCACGCGGATGGCGCGGGACGTGGGTACGGAGGGCCGCCTCGGCGGTCAGGCGCGCGTCGACGGCGTCAGTGGTACGTGGAAGGAACTCACCGACTCCGTCAACTTCATGGCGGGGAACCTGACTTCGCAGGTGCGGCAGATCGCCCAGGTGACGACTGCCGTGGCCCGCGGTGATCTGTCGCAGAAGATCGACGTGGATGCGCGCGGCGAGATCCTGGAACTGAAGAACACCATCAACACGATGGTCGACCAGCTCTCCGCGTTCGCCGAGCAGGTGACCCGGGTGGCCCGTGAGGTGGGCACGGACGGCCGACTCGGCGGCCAGGCGCAGGTGCCCGGCGTCGCCGGAGTGTGGCGCGATCTGACCGACTCCGTGAACGGAATGGCCGAGAACCTCACCGGCCAGGTCCGTAATATCGCGCAGGTCGCCACTGCCGTGGCCCGCGGTGATCTGTCGCAGAAGATCGACGTGGATGCGCGCGGCGAGATCCTGGAGCTGAAGAACACCCTCAACACGATGGTGGACCAGCTCTCGAACTTCGCGGAGCAGGTGACCCGGGTGGCCCGCGAGGTGGGCACCGAGGGCATCCTCGGAGGCCAGGCCGAGGTGCAGGGTGTCTCCGGCACCTGGAAGGACCTCACGCAGTCCGTCAACTTCATGGCCAACAACCTGACTTCGCAGGTGCGCAATATCGCCGAGGTGACCACCGCGGTGGCGAAGGGCGACCTGTCGAAGAAGATCACCGTCGATGCCAAGGGCGAGATCCTCGAGCTGGTGACGACGGTCAATACGATGGTCGACCAGCTGCTGGACTTCGCCGACGAGGTGACCAGGGTCGCCCGTGAGGTGGGTACGGAAGGTGTGCTGGGCGGTCAGGCGCGGGTGCGAGGTGTCACCGGCATCTGGAAGGACCTCAGCGACAACGTCAACCTGATGGCCAACAACCTGACCAATCAGGTGCGGAACATCTCGCGGGTCTCCGCGGCGGTCGCCAACGGTGATCTGACGAAGAAGGTGACGGTCGAGGCGAGCGGCGAGGTCGCCGAGCTCGCCGACACCGTCAACACCATGGTGACGACGCTGTCGTCGTTCGCCGACGAGGTGACCCGGGTGGCCCGCGAGGTGGGCACCGAGGGCGAACTGGGCGGCCAGGCCCATGTGCCGGGCGTCTCCGGAACCTGGAGGGACCTCACCGAGTCCGTGAACTCGATGGCGTCCAATCTGACCGGCCAGGTGCGGCAGATCGCCACGGTCACCACCGCCATCGCCAAGGGCGACCTCACCAGGAAGATCGACATCGATGCGCGGGGCGAGATCCTGGAGCTGAAGACCACCATCAACACCATGGTCGACCAGCTGTCCTCGTTCGCCGAGGAGGTCACCCGGGTGGCCCGTGAGGTGGGTACGGACGGGCAGCTCGGCGGTCAGGCGCGGGTGCGGGACGTCGACGGCACCTGGCGCGACCTCACCGAATCGGTGAACGAGATGGCCGGGAACCTCACTCGCCAGGTGCGTGCGATCGCGGCCGTCGCGACCGCGGTGACCCGCGGCGATCTGAACCTCAAGATCGATGTGGACGCGGCGGGCGAGATCCAGGTTCTGCAGGACAACATCAACACGATGATCGCGAACCTCCGCGACACCACCCTCGCCAATGAGGAACAGGACTGGCTCAAGGGCAACCTGGCCCGTATCTCGGGTCTGATGCAGGGCAGGCGCGACCTGGACGACGTGGCTTCGCTGATCATGAGCGAGCTCACGCCGGTCGTCTCGGCGCAGCACGGCGCGTTCTTCCTGGCGATGGCGACGGGCAGCGGCGCGGATGTGTCGGTCGCCAGGGAGATGTCGTACGAGCTGTGCATGCGCGGCAGTTACGGCTACTCCGCGGGTCTGATGCCCACGTCGTTCCGTCCGGGCGAGACCCTCATCGGCACCGCCGCCGAGGAGAAGCGGACCATCCAGGTCAATGTGCCGCCGGGCTATCTGAGGATCTCCTCGGGGCTCGGTGAGGCCTCGCCGGCGTATGTGATCGTGCTGCCGGTGCTGTTCGAGGGGAAGGTCCTCGGTGTGATCGAGCTGGCGTCGTTCCAGCCCTTCACGCAGATCCAGCGGGACTTCCTGAATCAGATCGCCGAGATGATCGCGACAAGCGTCAACACCATCAGCGTCAATACGAAGACCGAGGTGCTGCTCAAGCAGTCGCAGGAGCTGACCGAGCAGCTGCGTGAGCGCTCCGCGGAGCTGGAGAACCGGCAGAAGGCACTGCAGGCATCCAACGCCGAGCTGGAGGAGAAGGCCGAGCTGCTGGCTCAGCAGAACCGTGACATCGAGGTGAAGAACACCGAGATCGAAGAGGCCAGGCAGGTGCTGGAGGAGCGCGCCGAGCAGCTCGCGGTCTCGATGCGCTACAAGTCGGAGTTCCTGGCGAACATGTCGCACGAGCTGCGTACGCCGCTCAACTCCCTTCTGATCCTTGCCAAGTTGCTCGCCGATAACGCCGAAGGCAACCTCTCGCCGAAGCAGGTGGAGTTCGCCGAGACGATCCATGGCGCGGGCTCCGATCTGCTGCAGCTGATCAACGACATCCTCGATCTGTCGAAGGTCGAGGCGGGCAAGATGGACGTCAGCCCGACCCGAATCGCGCTGGTGCAGCTTGTCGACTATGTGGAGGCGACGTTCCGGCCGTTGACCGCGGAGAAGGGTCTCGACTTCTCCGTACGGGTGTCGCCGGAGCTGCCCGCGACGCTGCACACCGACGAGCAGCGGCTGCTGCAGGTGCTGCGCAACCTCCTGTCCAACGCGGTGAAGTTCACCGACAGTGGCGCGGTGGAG
This window contains:
- a CDS encoding SpoIIE family protein phosphatase produces the protein MAEPGVETRTRSSVITARAAASFDPVGRSVATARAFVRDTLQGWGYADVVDDAVVLTSELVTNAVVHAGTSADVLCLRTEDGVRVEVADRYPEREIPIQGTGLSLGSPDRENGRGLLLCAALASRWGVEYTPTYKQVWFQLDLPQRPVGTRSAGPVMPTALLPVADERVRVAVTQIDRSGSISVWNEDAQHLFGYAAEQVIGKPLTDFAAWPHTPGIGTGIVEALQLSRWEGSYGIRGTDGRVVPVYASHLRVRDTNGEPSTVCLLVRDDERAVIQTPQRAPVTETGGESHATDPFEVFIGSPAPDDLDGLLQRTVERARDMLDGDAAFLLLATDDETELEVRATTGLPSARQRFARVPVEAGTGRYGSARMPAVHEDLTAVPGAVPLLNSTGMRSVVTVPLKVEGRLTGSLGVAAESAGRYSNEEALRLQFAADRIALAVESARLGELERLRRGSLSFLVEASDLLAGTLDRDQTLALMAQMTVPTLATWCAVYTIADQASEPYLSYVLHEDEDRIDGLKALLSKVDPPDPVPTPGARVWTAPAEAAQQAALRTSKRELGLGSTSPVSSGIGTTRATAAAVGGETVVLPLVARNRVIGMLVLGKPSDDHFRQEILELAEDLSRRAALALDNARLYSERTAISQALQRSLLPPGLPQIPGVEVEVIYRAAGEGNEVGGDFYDLFPIRDGAYGFAIGDVCGTGPEAAAVTGLARHALRLLAREGFGGPAVLERLNAAILDEGARSRFLTLLYGELWPQEDGSAVLKVVCAGHPLPLRLRQDGSVEPAAEPQPLLGVMDDLELYEQMVTLDPGDVLLCVTDGVTERREGTRMLGDDGLIDVLTTCTGLTAGAVATRVLRAVERFAAEPASDDMAILAMRIPEPHTA
- a CDS encoding HAMP domain-containing protein, which produces MESGVAARGKNTRAKGGRARNNGTTEVDAAALNRLLAALVSMRDGNFRRRLTVSGDGVMSEIAAVFNEVADRNLHLTGELARVRRMVGREGKLTERLETGACEGSWAAAIDASNALVDDLARPVSEVGRVLSAVAEGDLEQRMELRSHAVDRADGSDGSLRPLRGEFLKVARTVNNLVDQLSAFTDEVTRVALEVGTEGKLGGQAQVRGMSGSWKDLTDSVNTMAYRLTAQVRDIALVTTAVAKGDLSRKVTVHVAGEMLQLKNTVNTMVDQLSSFSSEVTRVAREVGTEGELGGQAAVPGVAGVWKDLTDSVNTMAGNLTSQVRGIAEVTTAVANGDLSQKVTVSARGEVAQLAETINQMTETLRTFADEVTRVASEVGAEGLLGGQAQVPGAAGTWKDLTDSVNTVFRNLTTQVRDIAQVTTAVANGDLSQKVTVDVAGEMLELKNTVNTMVDQLQSFGSQVTRVAREVGVEGRLGGQAEVPGAAGTWKDLTDSVNTAFRNLTGQVRDIAQVTTAVANGDLSQKVTVDVAGEMLELKNTVNTMVAQLSSFADQVTRMARDVGTEGRLGGQARVDGVSGTWKELTDSVNFMAGNLTSQVRQIAQVTTAVARGDLSQKIDVDARGEILELKNTINTMVDQLSAFAEQVTRVAREVGTDGRLGGQAQVPGVAGVWRDLTDSVNGMAENLTGQVRNIAQVATAVARGDLSQKIDVDARGEILELKNTLNTMVDQLSNFAEQVTRVAREVGTEGILGGQAEVQGVSGTWKDLTQSVNFMANNLTSQVRNIAEVTTAVAKGDLSKKITVDAKGEILELVTTVNTMVDQLLDFADEVTRVAREVGTEGVLGGQARVRGVTGIWKDLSDNVNLMANNLTNQVRNISRVSAAVANGDLTKKVTVEASGEVAELADTVNTMVTTLSSFADEVTRVAREVGTEGELGGQAHVPGVSGTWRDLTESVNSMASNLTGQVRQIATVTTAIAKGDLTRKIDIDARGEILELKTTINTMVDQLSSFAEEVTRVAREVGTDGQLGGQARVRDVDGTWRDLTESVNEMAGNLTRQVRAIAAVATAVTRGDLNLKIDVDAAGEIQVLQDNINTMIANLRDTTLANEEQDWLKGNLARISGLMQGRRDLDDVASLIMSELTPVVSAQHGAFFLAMATGSGADVSVAREMSYELCMRGSYGYSAGLMPTSFRPGETLIGTAAEEKRTIQVNVPPGYLRISSGLGEASPAYVIVLPVLFEGKVLGVIELASFQPFTQIQRDFLNQIAEMIATSVNTISVNTKTEVLLKQSQELTEQLRERSAELENRQKALQASNAELEEKAELLAQQNRDIEVKNTEIEEARQVLEERAEQLAVSMRYKSEFLANMSHELRTPLNSLLILAKLLADNAEGNLSPKQVEFAETIHGAGSDLLQLINDILDLSKVEAGKMDVSPTRIALVQLVDYVEATFRPLTAEKGLDFSVRVSPELPATLHTDEQRLLQVLRNLLSNAVKFTDSGAVELVIRPASADVPQSIREQLLEAGSLRDADGDLIAFSVTDTGIGIAAGKMRVIFEAFKQADGTTSRKYGGTGLGLSISREIARLLGGEIHAASEPGRGSTFTLYLPLHPSELPPQGYPQLAPGAVAPQGAADDGVEDLGRQAQPAASADAHAGPAALFRRRRKALGAVDQRSALPGQPGGPAAGQEQWAANGSQETPDPRRTFTFDGEKVLIVDDDIRNVFALTSVLEQHGLSVLYAENGREGIEVLEQHDDVTVVLMDIMMPEMDGYATTTAIRRMPQFAGLPIIALTAKAMKGDREKAIESGASDYVTKPVDPDHLLSVMEQWMRGE